A window of Juglans regia cultivar Chandler chromosome 7, Walnut 2.0, whole genome shotgun sequence contains these coding sequences:
- the LOC109008449 gene encoding uncharacterized protein LOC109008449 produces the protein MMSPPRRKKWTEAEERTLISKYGEMVSDGTLAKMKTREKKFQPIACYVNSVHHARDSIAYPWQWTWKDVSTKVQNMRHQYLLVKQKIKKPDSENSGAGDCNNREEFDWVEGHTHWSNFLRYKEVFGDLPIGNGSNADLATVMNGENGGGFMERGMDMVGFGPMDNDGNGDFPVAGINGIENGVMGFGFEYDGEEVEEDYNGNDQVREGRDPGFVYEEVNMNGSNSKKKRKVLKGLERKAWGFLANQLGQLRELEARFEQREQERERERQRRESVRVEVEKEWERKWEESEKDMEEREKAREKLRKQRIREWEALEKESEERERRRREEELIHEREWQERMNRRRSEWKKRIDDLLNQHRADMGQIQTRILHEQQNLTNQLLGIVSQWTAHPAGLSDHTSASNHYLSQMMQNLHHVNGMVHGDTRVEGDNQDDQFIVDG, from the exons ATGATGTCTCCtccaagaagaaagaaatggacTGAAGCAGAAGAGAGAACCCTAATCTCAAAGTATGGAGAGATGGTCTCTGATGGAACCCTCGCCAAGATGAAAACCCGTGAGAAGAAATTCCAACCCATTGCTTGTTATGTCAATTCGGTGCACCACGCTCGCGATTCTATCGCGTACCCTTGGCAATGGACTTGGAAGGACGTGTCCACCAAGGTCCAGAACATGAGGCACCAGTACTTGCTTGTCAAGCAAAAGATCAAGAAGCCTGATTCTGAGAATTCCGGCGCGGGGGACTGTAATAATAGGGAGGAATTTGATTGGGTGGAGGGACATACGCATTGGTCGAATTTTTTGAGGTACAAAGAGGTTTTCGGGGACTTGCCAATAGGGAATGGTAGTAATGCCGATTTGGCGACGGTGATGAATGGTGAAAATGGTGGGGGTTTCATGGAGAGGGGGATGGATATGGTGGGGTTTGGACCAATGGATAATGATGGGAATGGGGATTTTCCAGTGGCAGGGATCAATGGCATTGAGAATGGGGTgatgggttttggttttgagtATGATGGAGAGGAAGTGGAGGAGGATTATAATGGGAATGATCAGGTTAGAGAGGGCAGGGACCCTGGTTTTGTGTATGAAGAAGTAAATATGAATGGGTCCAAttcaaagaagaagaggaaagtgTTGAAAGGTTTGGAAAGGAAGGCATGGGGGTTTCTTGCAAACCAGTTGGGGCAGTTGAGGGAATTGGAGGCTCGGTTTGAGCAGCGTGAGCAggagagagagcgtgagaggcAAAGGAGAGAGAGTGTCCGGGTGGAGGTGGAGAAAGAATGGGAACGAAAATGggaagagagtgaaaaggatATGGAAGAGCGAGAGAAGGCTAGGGAGAAGTTGAGGAAGCAGAGAATTCGAGAATGGGAAGCTCTGGAGAAGGAGAGTGAGGagagggaaagaagaagaagagaggaagagttGATTCATGAGAGAGAATGGCAGGAGAGGATGAATAGGAGAAGGTCAGAATGGAAGAAGAGGATTGATGATTTGCTGAATCAGCATCGGGCAGACATGGGCCAGATTCAGACCCGAATTCTTCATGAGCAGCAAAACCTCACCAACCAGTTGCTTGGGATTGTCTCTCAATGGACCGCTCATCCAGCTGGGCTTTCTGATCATACTAGTGCTAGCAACCATTATCTTTCACAGATGATGCAGAATCTGCATCATGTAAATGGTATGGTTCATGGAGATACAAGGGTTGAGGGAGATAATCAAGATgatcaattcattgttgatgg CTGA